The proteins below come from a single Chrysoperla carnea chromosome 1, inChrCarn1.1, whole genome shotgun sequence genomic window:
- the LOC123306007 gene encoding acyl-CoA Delta-9 desaturase-like, with product MTQLTDIEGTVDTTSCVDTSYNHHHHRNEIDDLVVVTDATSDNNNAIDANMNIKQRPNDDVHVTMATNNHHQQHLSGSTITKDVGEEMIVTKRQNYLNNKDNLLERNHIYDSAKQNNNEIINNIKTTTKFLENNNIEKDVDDDQFLAEEDTDLLTQDDDAQKHVDFVPKYRWPDLFGLVILHIAFVIAFILMFTTAKFYTTLWTFFLIYASGFGITAGAHRLWSHRAYKAKWPLKLILTFLFTISGQRDAYTWALDHRIHHKYSETTSDPHDATRGFWFAHIGWLVLTPHPNVVQKRLEVDMSDLEADPIVMWQRKLYLPLFMVIAVLMPVLVPFYYWNEQLWVSFLLSFAFRYAFTLNLAFFVNSAAHMWGNKPYDKFINPVENIYVSIAALGEGWHNYHHVFPWDYKTSELGTYTYNISTGFIDLFAKIGWAYDRKKVSREMIARRKARTGDGSHVWGYGDKDIAKEDLVELERMKE from the exons atgacccaGTTAACTGATATCGAAGGCACTGTTGACACCACTAGTTGTGTTGACACCAGTTATAACCATCATCATCATCGTAATGAAATAGATGATCTTGTTGTTGTAACAGACGCGACGTCAGATAATAATAATGCCATCGACGCCAACATGAATATAAAACAACGACCTAATGACGATGTTCATGTTACTATGGCAACCAACAATCATCATCAGCAGCATCTTAGTGGTAGTACCATCACGAAGGATGTCGGAGAAGAAATGATTGTAACAAAACGAcagaattatttgaataataaagataatttattagaaagaaATCATATTTATG ATTCagcaaaacaaaataacaatgaaattataaataatataaaaacaacaacgaaatttctagaaaataataatattgaaaaagatgTCGATGATGATCAGTTCTTAGCCGAAGAAGATACTGATTTGTTGACGCAAGATGATGACGCACAAAAACATGTAGATTTTGTACCAAAATATAGATGGCCAGATCTATTTGGTCTTGTTATATTACATATTGCATTTGTGATTGCATTTATATTAATGTTTACAACTGCCAAATTTTATACAACTTTATGGA ctttctttttaatatacGCTTCCGGTTTTGGAATCACTGCAGGAGCACATAGATTATGGTCACATCGAGCATACAAAGCAAAGTGGCCGTTAAAATTGattcttacatttttatttacaatatcagGGCAA agagATGCTTACACTTGGGCATTGGATCATAGGATACATCATAAATATAGTGAAACGACATCCGATCCACATGATGCAACACGTGGATTTTGGTTTGCTCATATTGGTTGGCTAGTATTAACGCCACATCCAAACGTTGTGCAAAAACGTTTAGAGGTTGATATGAGTGATTTAGAAGCGGATCCAATTGTTATGTGGCAAAGgaa GTTATATCTTCCTCTTTTCATGGTAATAGCTGTGCTAATGCCAGTACTTGTTCCATTTTATTATTGGAATGAGCAATTATGGGTATCATTTTTATTGAGTTTTGCCTTCCGTTATGCATTTACCTTGAACCTTGCTTTCTTCGTAAACAGCGCTGCACATATGTGGGGTAACAAACCTTACGACAA ATTTATCAATCCCgtcgaaaatatttatgtatcaaTAGCAGCTTTAGGCGAGGGATGGCATAATTACCATCATGTATTCCCGTGGGATTATAAAACATCAGAGCTGGGTACTTACACGTACAATATATCAACgggttttattgatttatttgcaaaaatcgGTTGGGCATACGATCGAAAGAAAGTCTCACGTGAAATGATTGCAAGACGTAAAGCAAGAACTGGTGATGGCAGCCATGTTTGGGGTTATGGTGATAAAGATATTGCAAAAGAGGATTTAGTGGAGTTAGAACGAatgaaagaataa